The following are from one region of the Anabas testudineus chromosome 2, fAnaTes1.2, whole genome shotgun sequence genome:
- the LOC113162944 gene encoding beta-1,3-galactosyltransferase 1-like, protein MPSKVSCLYLLTVVCWASALWYLSVSRPSTSYVGQLTIPIRKTPKVDKNATFSNIRTRSLNPHDFGYLINEAKKCETEPPFLVILISTTHKEFDARQAIRETWGDESTFPDVRVVTLFLLGRSTDTVLNQMVEQESQIFHDIVVEDFIDSYHNLTLKTLMGMRWVATFCSKAQYVLKTDSDIFVNMENLIYNLLKPTTKPRRRYFTGYVINGGPIRDMRSKWYMPRDLYPESKYPPFCSGTGYVFSADVAELIYKTSLHTRLLHLEDVYVGVCLRKLGIHPFQNSGFNHWKMAYSLCRYRRVVTVHQISPEEMHRIWNDMTSKKHLKC, encoded by the coding sequence ATGCCTTCTAAGGTCTCCTGCTTATACTTGCTGACAGTGGTTTGCTGGGCCAGCGCTCTATGGTACCTGAGTGTGTCCCGTCCCTCCACTTCCTACGTAGGCCAGCTGACTATCCCCATACGCAAGACGCCCAAGGTGGACAAGAACGCCACCTTCAGCAACATCCGCACACGCTCGCTCAACCCACATGACTTCGGCTACCTGATAAATGAGGCCAAGAAGTGCGAGACGGAGCCTCCCTTCCTTGTCATCCTCATCAGCACCACCCACAAGGAATTTGATGCGCGTCAGGCAATCAGAGAGACATGGGGTGACGAGAGCACGTTTCCAGACGTGCGTGTGGTCACACTCTTCCTGTTGGGTCGCAGCACTGACACAGTCCTCAACCAGATGGTGGAGCAGGAGAGTCAGATCTTTCATGACATTGTAGTCGAGGATTTTATTGACTCTTACCACAATCTGACACTGAAGACGCTGATGGGCATGCGCTGGGTGGCCACCTTCTGTTCTAAGGCCCAGTATGTCCTCAAGACAGATAGTGACATCTTCGTGAACATGGAGAACCTCATCTACAACCTCCTGAAGCCCACCACCAAGCCCAGGAGGAGGTACTTCACCGGCTACGTCATCAATGGTGGGCCCATCAGAGACATGCGCAGCAAGTGGTACATGCCCAGAGATCTGTACCCAGAGAGCAAGTACCCGCCCTTTTGCTCCGGCACCGGATATGTCTTCTCAGCAGACGTGGCTGAGCTCATATACAAGACTTCGTTGCACACCCGGCTGCTGCACCTGGAGGACGTGTACGTGGGCGTGTGTCTCCGTAAGCTTGGCATCCACCCATTCCAGAACAGTGGCTTCAACCACTGGAAGATGGCCTACAGCCTCTGCCGCTACCGCCGGGTGGTCACAGTCCACCAGATCTCCCCAGAAGAGATGCACCGAATCTGGAACGATATGACCAGCAAGAAACACCTTAAATGTTAG